Part of the Oncorhynchus masou masou isolate Uvic2021 chromosome 18, UVic_Omas_1.1, whole genome shotgun sequence genome, gctcccaaggatgaaccagacttgtggaggtcttttgattttcccataatgtcaagcaaagaggcactgagtttgaaagtaggccttgaaatacatccacaggtacacctccaattgactcaaatgatgtcaattagcctatcagaatcttctaaagccatgacaaaattttctgggattttccaagctgtttaaaggtacagtcaactcagtgtatgtaaacttctgacccactggaattgtgatctgtctgtaaacaattgttggaaaaattacttgtgtcatgcacaaagtagatgtcctaaccgacttgccaaaactatagtttgttaacaagaaatttgtggagtggttgaaaaacgagttttaatgactccaacctaagtatgtaaacttccgacttcaactgtagatcgcctccacagagaggagacagagaggcgcTGTTTCGCTCAAATGCTTTGTCCTGTGAGATTCATTCAGCTGGAacattatgaaacacagagagacaaaagatgaattattttgttatttatttgtCACTTTCtttgggaagcctggcttccctttgAAATccattaaaacacaccactagTGTTCACTGGTTCAATGTGTGTTTAATGTGAGGGCCAAAAGCAAATGGCTAAATATCAAATAGATTTTCTGCAAAACTCCACGTAAAAGTATACAGGTTTTACATAAATGCATAATAAATGCAAACAGCATAACCAGTCACACCATTCTATCAGGTGCCCTCTGCTTATTTACCTATTTTTTCGAACTTTTTGCACGTGAGCAGTTGGCGTCCTCTGAATTTAATTAGGCAACTTTGCAGTTTGGAATACTATATGGACATGTCACTACTATATTGTGACCAAAAAGTTTCACAAATTCAAAAACGGCAACCTTTTAAAACACATTTTATATTTGGAATGAACTCCTGTCTCGACTCCAGTGCATATTTGCCATGAAGAACTACTGAACGCAAAATAGCTGTTCACTTAGGCTACCTTGGGCACAGGCAGCTGTGAAGTTGAAATGGTAGGATAGACCTACCAGGCCAACCAAGAGTTTTTCTTTTACAAGCAGAAAGTTGCATAGCTGAATAACTGAAATATTGATGTTTAAAGTTCAAAAGTAATAGAAAATAAATGCTAAACTACTTTGAAGAAAATAACTTTTGAATATTCTTATCCTTTTAGAAACATTTTAACTGCACTGAAAACCgcatgaaaatatggagagtgaccAGGAGATGGAAGTGTCGAGTTAACTTCAGGTAGAAAAAAACTGTTTTCTTTAGGGGTGGCATCCTTTCCTTGTCCAAATCCCATCTGCACTGTACAGCAGGACAGAAAAAAAGCGATGGCTTAAAACAGATGCTCCGCTCAACAAATAATGTTGCTTCACCTATAGTTTAGGCCTACATTACAGAGACATGATACAAGGAAATTAGCGAAGGATGCTTCTTTAACTCGACTCAGTTCCTGACCTGTAGATCGGTTTTAAGTGCTTGGTTCAGGATTTGTCAAATATACTTTCTTTGAAGGTGTACCTTGAGAACACAAATTACAAGTCTAGTTTATTTAACAACACTGTTTTTTTAATACTCCGCCATTGTTGGTAATTGATTGGCACATGTTCTAAAACTGTAATAGCTTCGTCAGTTTGTGtaggtagtgttatgtatggttgTAGTGTTGGTTGATGTCTGTTTTTGTCTTAAGACGTGATGTTCTAACTGTAGCGTAGGCCTACATctagtaaataaaataaaaggccATGAAGTGGGCTTTCTATGACCCCAGTTCTAGGTAATCAGTCAAATATGGCATTTTTAGGTCTACGGTAGCTAATAGTTTCAGTCAATCCGTATAAACCACAAAACATGTATTCATTATGTTACCAATTTGGATACCGGGGCGAATAACTTCATACGAGTCGAACATTTTCAGCTGGTTGCAGATGTCAAGGAAGCTCTCCTTTTGACTCGTTTTATATGCTTAGAATTGAGATAATAATTGTTTCATTCCTCAATCGCCCCTCGATTACGTAATCTGCAATTTATTCAAATGAGTGTTGCGAACGGTCGTTTAGACATGTACGCCTACGTATGTTTAAAATGCGCGTGAAGTTGTGACACATATTTCGATGAGAAAAGTTTATTGTATTATAAACAGTTTCAAAAGTAATGCAATACATAGTCCGCAGTGTATTACAAATAGACTGAATTAATTGAACATGGTTGGTTTTCAAAGTAGTAGCATTAATTAATTGACCATGGTTGGTTTACAAAGTAGTAGCATAGAGTCCGCATTTAGAGCCATTACGCATCACTTGAAAATCTTGCTGACGTCCATTGCCTACACAGTTCTATACATTGTATAGTTTAACAATGCTCGCTATTGAAACGTGTGTTTTCAGAATGACCTCGTCCAAGGAGAACAATAACTATTCACTTGTTCCAATAGCCTAAACAATAATAATTCCAGATTAGTGTCACATATATTTTCTAACAGGTCCATATGCTACAGGTTTCCAAAGATCACAGAGGATTAATAGCGTACATAGTAGCCCAACAATTAATGCTGTCACACACCAACACTTTAATTCCAGACCCTCTTTTACAGCATCAATGGAGTGGAAAACAATAGGTAAAAACGTATAAGTTCCCATGAGACCATACAAAAATAATATTACATATACGAAAAACATTTCCTCAAAGTATTTACAGTGACTTTTATTATAATAAGTCTCTCTGAAATGTCCATTTACTTCTTCTTTGCGGCTTTCTTAGCTGCGGCCTTGGGTTTGGGTTTCGCAGCTTTGGCCTTCTTGGGTTTCGTTGCCTTGGCTGGTTTGGCTACCTTGGTTTTCTTTGCTACTTTCTTCGGCTTTGGTGCCGCTTTCTTCGGGGACTTTTTCACTTTCTTCACTGCCACTTTTGCTTTCTTGGCTTTTACTGGTGATTTGGCCACCTTCTTGGGCTTTGCAACCTTCTTGGGCTTGGCGGCTTTAACAGGCGACTTCTTTGCTTTCACAACGGCTTtaactttaggtgcctttttggtgTCCTCTGCTTTCGCCAGTTTGAAGGAGCCTGACGCGCCGATGCCTTTGGTGTGGCGCAGGACCCCTTCACTCACCATCCTCTTCAGGGACAGCTTAATCTGAGAATCGGCATTGTCCCCCACCTTGTAGTGGCTTTTGATGTACTTCTGGACAGATTGTCTGGA contains:
- the LOC135504914 gene encoding histone H1.0-B, coding for MAETAAAPAPKAKKAKAPKKPASHPKYSDMIKAAVHADKSRGGASRQSVQKYIKSHYKVGDNADSQIKLSLKRMVSEGVLRHTKGIGASGSFKLAKAEDTKKAPKVKAVVKAKKSPVKAAKPKKVAKPKKVAKSPVKAKKAKVAVKKVKKSPKKAAPKPKKVAKKTKVAKPAKATKPKKAKAAKPKPKAAAKKAAKKK